One Phycisphaera mikurensis NBRC 102666 DNA window includes the following coding sequences:
- a CDS encoding WD40 repeat domain-containing protein, with protein MLARLRRRSVATLALVVASNAAAGSPPPPTAGPPPQPRFSLEWQWSRMAEAEGRFNLERSAGDQNTSVEVARFSDDGRRIVTGAKLDNSVRVFDLDGKQLWIAHHEAEIERADFCAGDRFVLSGAEDGAVRVFDADSGEQRAELPHGAGIDAMVVSPDGRLLVVGTERRTEVDEPDAARDERAREADPGIYTTGDLGRGEGLSVWAIDDPDPSAWSHLLFVGADAETIADVNGIDFTADGSLLVAAFRDGKVRAYRVNVAEEGGRVSGASLTLERIFDFSPGSAKIAQIAEPGGGLPRLVAAGQNGRIGPRVWDLDSGEQLAELPDFSRTNDPLAFSPDGRFLVVGGNEGKTLNDGRDRAGRYLDRGGMSRISVYAVEDLLALGDRTQPCTVIDGVFRLEFCAFNAEGSMLTTGHEDGSVQLWEVRRAGESR; from the coding sequence ATGCTCGCCCGTCTGCGTCGGAGGTCTGTCGCCACGCTCGCCCTCGTCGTCGCCTCGAACGCGGCCGCGGGCTCGCCCCCGCCGCCCACGGCAGGCCCGCCGCCGCAGCCGCGCTTCTCGCTGGAGTGGCAGTGGTCGCGGATGGCCGAGGCGGAGGGACGCTTCAACCTGGAGCGGTCGGCGGGCGACCAGAACACCAGCGTGGAGGTCGCCCGCTTCAGCGATGACGGGCGGCGGATCGTCACCGGAGCGAAGCTCGACAACTCGGTCCGCGTGTTCGACCTGGACGGCAAGCAGCTGTGGATCGCGCACCACGAGGCGGAGATCGAGCGGGCGGACTTCTGCGCCGGCGACCGCTTCGTCCTGAGCGGGGCCGAGGACGGAGCGGTCCGCGTGTTCGACGCGGACTCGGGCGAGCAGCGGGCGGAGCTGCCGCACGGGGCGGGCATTGACGCGATGGTCGTGAGCCCCGACGGGCGCCTGCTGGTCGTGGGAACCGAGAGGCGGACGGAGGTCGACGAGCCCGACGCCGCCCGTGACGAGCGGGCCCGGGAGGCCGACCCGGGGATCTACACCACCGGCGACCTCGGCCGCGGCGAGGGCCTGTCGGTCTGGGCGATCGACGACCCGGACCCGTCCGCCTGGAGCCACCTCCTGTTCGTGGGGGCCGACGCGGAGACGATCGCCGACGTCAACGGGATCGACTTCACCGCCGACGGCTCGCTGCTCGTGGCGGCGTTCCGCGACGGGAAGGTGCGGGCCTACCGGGTGAACGTCGCCGAGGAGGGCGGCCGCGTGTCCGGGGCGTCGCTCACGCTGGAGCGCATCTTCGACTTCTCGCCGGGCTCGGCGAAGATCGCGCAGATCGCCGAGCCCGGCGGCGGCCTGCCCCGCCTGGTCGCGGCCGGGCAGAACGGCCGGATCGGGCCGCGGGTGTGGGACCTGGACAGCGGCGAGCAACTCGCCGAGCTGCCCGATTTCAGCCGCACGAACGACCCGCTGGCCTTCTCGCCGGACGGCCGCTTTTTGGTGGTCGGCGGCAACGAGGGCAAGACGCTAAACGACGGGCGGGACCGAGCGGGCCGCTACCTGGACCGCGGCGGCATGAGCCGCATCAGCGTCTACGCGGTGGAGGACCTGCTCGCCCTGGGCGACCGAACGCAGCCGTGCACCGTGATCGACGGGGTC